Proteins from one Ramlibacter sp. PS4R-6 genomic window:
- a CDS encoding gamma-glutamyl-gamma-aminobutyrate hydrolase family protein, which translates to MDASARLKIGISACFMHADPNRALFTGKTLQYVEQSIAHWVMSTGSLAVMIPSPTGATQRGDVTLDHYAQWLDGLVLHGGADVSPLSYGEQPLQEKWAGDKIRDEYEIDLVAAFERAGKPVFGVCRGLQLLNVAYGGTLYQDIATQLPDALSHRDASVYDRNFHGVEIVAGTRLAQLYPGAKRVKVNSIHHQAIKDLADGFVVEAVSPDDGLIEAIRRPGAARPYMAAVQWHPEFHQQGSDTIDDAALLDDFLAAARGVRNT; encoded by the coding sequence ATGGATGCGAGCGCGCGCCTGAAGATCGGCATCTCCGCCTGCTTCATGCATGCAGACCCGAACCGCGCGCTCTTCACCGGCAAGACGCTGCAGTACGTGGAGCAGTCGATCGCCCACTGGGTGATGTCCACCGGCTCGCTCGCCGTGATGATCCCGAGCCCCACCGGCGCGACGCAGCGCGGCGACGTCACGCTGGACCACTACGCGCAGTGGCTCGACGGTCTGGTGCTGCATGGCGGCGCCGACGTTTCGCCGCTGTCGTACGGCGAGCAGCCGCTGCAGGAGAAATGGGCCGGCGACAAGATCCGCGACGAGTACGAGATCGACCTCGTCGCCGCTTTCGAGCGTGCCGGCAAGCCGGTGTTCGGCGTGTGCCGCGGGCTGCAGCTGCTCAACGTGGCCTATGGCGGCACGCTGTACCAGGACATCGCGACGCAGCTGCCCGACGCGCTCTCGCACCGCGACGCCAGCGTCTACGACCGCAACTTCCATGGCGTCGAGATCGTGGCAGGCACGCGCCTCGCGCAGCTTTATCCCGGCGCGAAACGCGTGAAGGTCAACAGCATCCACCACCAGGCGATCAAGGACCTCGCTGACGGCTTCGTCGTCGAAGCGGTGAGCCCCGACGACGGCCTGATCGAAGCCATCCGCCGCCCCGGCGCCGCCCGGCCCTACATGGCCGCGGTGCAGTGGCACCCCGAGTTCCACCAGCAAGGCAGCGACACCATCGACGACGCGGCGCTGCTGGATGATTTCCTCGCCGCCGCGCGCGGCGTGCGCAACACCTGA